In one window of Kitasatospora sp. MMS16-BH015 DNA:
- a CDS encoding S41 family peptidase: MSRQVRQGATLTLVFGVVLLGGALAGAWGEPEVAARTPAQDAAPGAAGPGLAGARLSRAEAERLLGASGDRWAAYYSPQEYADFLLGRYLGVGLSIGRSGDGSTAVSQVRPAGPAAAAGVEVGDRLVRLDGVRADRLPVTEVVARLRGEGAQRRPGSTVSLAVQRADGPVREVVLRRAVLETQEVTVGELAPGVVRIGVAAFTDGVAERVRAAARGARAVVLDLRGSSGGLVEEAAETAGVFLDGGEIGSYQAGGERRGLTAAPGGDTATPLVVLVDGGTMSAAELLAGALQDRCRAVLIGSRTFGKGTVQQPSRLADGSVLELTVGRYQTPAGRSPDGTGFTPDVPVPTGERAETLALRVLAGLGRRG; this comes from the coding sequence ATGTCACGGCAGGTGCGGCAGGGGGCCACGCTCACGCTGGTGTTCGGGGTAGTGCTGCTGGGTGGGGCGCTGGCCGGGGCCTGGGGGGAGCCCGAGGTGGCGGCGCGGACGCCCGCGCAGGACGCGGCGCCCGGTGCGGCCGGGCCGGGTCTGGCGGGGGCGCGGCTCTCGCGGGCCGAGGCCGAGCGGCTGCTCGGCGCCAGCGGCGACCGCTGGGCCGCGTACTACAGCCCGCAGGAGTACGCCGACTTCCTGCTCGGGCGCTATCTGGGCGTGGGGCTCTCGATCGGGCGGTCCGGGGACGGCTCCACGGCCGTCTCCCAGGTGCGGCCCGCCGGCCCGGCCGCGGCGGCCGGGGTGGAGGTCGGCGACCGGCTGGTGCGCCTGGACGGGGTGCGGGCCGACCGGCTTCCGGTGACCGAGGTGGTGGCCCGGCTGCGCGGCGAGGGCGCCCAGCGCCGGCCCGGCTCGACCGTCTCGCTCGCGGTGCAGCGGGCCGACGGCCCGGTCCGCGAGGTGGTGCTGCGCCGGGCCGTGCTGGAGACCCAGGAGGTGACGGTCGGCGAGCTCGCCCCCGGGGTGGTGCGGATCGGGGTGGCGGCCTTCACCGACGGGGTGGCCGAGCGGGTCCGGGCGGCGGCCCGGGGTGCCCGCGCGGTGGTGCTCGACCTGCGCGGCAGCTCCGGCGGGCTGGTCGAGGAGGCCGCCGAGACGGCCGGGGTCTTCCTGGACGGCGGCGAGATCGGCTCCTACCAGGCCGGCGGCGAGCGCCGCGGGCTCACCGCGGCCCCCGGCGGCGACACCGCGACCCCGCTGGTGGTGCTGGTGGACGGCGGCACGATGAGCGCGGCCGAGCTGCTGGCCGGCGCCCTCCAGGACCGCTGCCGGGCCGTGCTGATCGGCTCGCGCACCTTCGGCAAGGGCACCGTGCAGCAGCCCAGCCGGCTGGCCGACGGCTCGGTGCTCGAGCTCACCGTGGGCCGCTACCAGACCCCGGCCGGCCGCAGCCCGGACGGCACCGGCTTCACCCCGGACGTGCCCGTGCCCACCGGGGAGCGCGCCGAGACGCTCGCGCTGCGGGTGCTGGCCGGCCTCGGGCGGCGCGGCTGA
- the murA gene encoding UDP-N-acetylglucosamine 1-carboxyvinyltransferase: MTDDVLLVHGGNPLEGEIRVRGAKNLVPKAMVAALLGTGPSRLRNVPDIRDVKVVRGLLQLHGVTVRTGDEDGELILDPSHVESANVADIDAHAGSSRIPILFCGPLLHRLGHAFIPGLGGCDIGGRPVDFHFEVLRQFGATIEKHPQGTYLVAQQRLRGTKIELPYPSVGATEQVLLTAVLAEGVTELANAAIEPEIVDLICVLQKMGAIISMGTDRTILITGVDELGGYNHKALPDRLEAASWACAALATKGDIYVRGARQLEMMTFLNTFRKVGGAFEVDDEGIRFWHPGGELKAIALETDVHPGFQTDWQQPLVVALTQASGLSIVHETVYESRLGFTSALNQMGAHIQLYRECLGATPCRFGRRNFLHSAVVSGPSKLIGAELVIPDLRGGFSYLIAALAAEGTSTVHGISLINRGYENFMEKLRDLGAHVELPSEEPTGELVPA, encoded by the coding sequence ATGACCGACGACGTCCTGCTGGTCCACGGCGGAAACCCGCTCGAAGGCGAGATCCGCGTCCGCGGTGCGAAGAACCTGGTCCCCAAGGCCATGGTCGCGGCCCTGCTCGGCACGGGCCCCAGCAGACTGCGCAACGTCCCGGACATCCGCGACGTCAAGGTCGTCCGCGGCCTGCTGCAGCTGCACGGCGTCACCGTGCGCACCGGTGACGAGGACGGCGAGCTGATCCTCGACCCCTCGCACGTGGAGAGCGCCAACGTCGCCGACATCGACGCGCACGCGGGCTCCTCGCGGATCCCGATCCTGTTCTGCGGCCCGCTGCTGCACCGCCTCGGCCACGCCTTCATCCCGGGCCTGGGCGGCTGCGACATCGGCGGCCGGCCGGTGGACTTCCACTTCGAGGTGCTCCGCCAGTTCGGCGCGACCATCGAGAAGCACCCGCAGGGCACCTACCTGGTGGCCCAGCAGCGCCTACGCGGCACCAAGATCGAGCTGCCCTACCCCTCGGTGGGCGCCACCGAGCAGGTGCTGCTGACGGCCGTGCTGGCCGAGGGCGTCACCGAGCTGGCGAACGCGGCCATCGAGCCGGAGATCGTCGACCTGATCTGCGTGCTGCAGAAGATGGGCGCGATCATCTCCATGGGCACCGACCGCACCATCCTGATCACCGGGGTGGACGAGCTCGGCGGCTACAACCACAAGGCCCTCCCGGACCGCCTGGAGGCGGCTTCCTGGGCCTGCGCGGCGCTGGCCACCAAGGGCGACATCTACGTCCGCGGCGCCCGCCAGCTGGAGATGATGACCTTCCTCAACACCTTCCGGAAGGTCGGCGGCGCCTTCGAGGTGGACGACGAGGGCATCCGGTTCTGGCACCCGGGCGGCGAGCTCAAGGCGATCGCCCTGGAGACGGACGTGCACCCCGGCTTCCAGACCGACTGGCAGCAGCCGCTGGTGGTCGCGCTGACCCAGGCCAGCGGGCTCTCCATCGTCCACGAGACGGTGTACGAGTCGCGGCTGGGCTTCACCTCGGCGCTCAACCAGATGGGCGCGCACATCCAGCTCTACCGCGAGTGCCTGGGCGCCACCCCGTGCCGCTTCGGCCGCCGCAACTTCCTCCACTCGGCCGTGGTCTCCGGCCCGTCCAAGCTGATCGGCGCCGAGCTGGTCATCCCGGACCTGCGGGGCGGCTTCTCGTACCTGATCGCCGCGCTGGCCGCCGAGGGCACCTCCACGGTGCACGGCATCTCGCTGATCAACCGCGGCTACGAGAACTTCATGGAGAAGCTCCGCGACCTCGGCGCCCACGTGGAGCTGCCCAGCGAGGAGCCCACCGGCGAGCTCGTCCCGGCGTAA
- a CDS encoding NarK/NasA family nitrate transporter, whose product MARIQEWHPEDAEFWAREGRRTAHRNLWFSILSEHVGFSIWSLWSVLVLFMGKEYGIDPAGKFFLVALPTLVGAFVRIPYTFAVARFGGRRWTVVSALLLLLPVLAAAAVMHPGTSYGTLLLVAALTGVGGGNFASSMTNINAFFPARHKGWALGLNAGGGNLGVPVIQLVALGVIGWAGAGHPRLVLAVYLPLIVLAALCAALFMDDLAVTRGDTGALRATCRERHTWLLAVLYVGSFGSFIGFSFAFGLVLQSQFGRTPLQAAQLTFLGPLLGSLIRPVGGRLADRFGGARITFWNFGAMALAGLLVTYASVLRSLPVFLVGFAALFVFAGLGNGSTYKMIPGVFDAKAQDRIAAGESPAAAADWARRTGGAAIGVIGAVGAAGGLLINLAFRESFLRVHSGAPAFAAFLVGYAGCAALTRAVYLRRPARTAAPAQVPAGA is encoded by the coding sequence ATGGCCCGCATTCAGGAGTGGCACCCGGAGGACGCGGAATTCTGGGCGCGGGAGGGGCGGAGGACGGCGCACCGCAATCTCTGGTTCTCGATCCTCTCCGAGCACGTCGGCTTCTCGATCTGGAGCCTCTGGTCGGTGCTCGTGCTCTTCATGGGCAAGGAGTACGGGATCGACCCGGCCGGCAAGTTCTTCCTGGTCGCGCTGCCCACCCTGGTGGGGGCCTTCGTCCGGATCCCGTACACCTTCGCGGTGGCCCGGTTCGGCGGGCGGCGGTGGACGGTGGTCTCGGCGCTGCTGCTGCTCCTGCCCGTGCTGGCGGCGGCCGCCGTGATGCACCCCGGCACCTCGTACGGCACCCTCCTGCTGGTGGCTGCGCTGACCGGGGTGGGCGGCGGCAACTTCGCCTCCTCGATGACCAACATCAACGCCTTCTTCCCGGCCCGGCACAAGGGCTGGGCGCTCGGGCTGAACGCCGGCGGCGGCAACCTCGGGGTGCCGGTGATCCAGCTGGTGGCGCTGGGCGTGATCGGCTGGGCCGGGGCCGGGCACCCGCGGCTGGTGCTCGCCGTCTACCTGCCGCTGATCGTGCTCGCGGCGCTCTGCGCGGCGCTGTTCATGGACGACCTGGCCGTCACCCGGGGCGACACCGGCGCGCTGCGGGCCACCTGCCGGGAGCGGCACACCTGGCTGCTCGCGGTGCTCTACGTGGGCAGCTTCGGCTCCTTCATCGGCTTCTCCTTCGCCTTCGGCCTGGTGCTGCAGAGCCAGTTCGGCCGCACCCCGCTGCAGGCCGCCCAGCTCACCTTCCTCGGCCCGCTGCTCGGCTCGCTGATCCGCCCGGTCGGGGGCCGGCTGGCGGACCGGTTCGGCGGGGCCCGGATCACCTTCTGGAACTTCGGCGCGATGGCACTGGCCGGGCTGCTGGTCACCTACGCCTCGGTGCTGCGCTCGCTGCCGGTCTTCCTGGTCGGGTTCGCCGCGCTGTTCGTCTTCGCCGGGCTGGGCAACGGCTCCACGTACAAGATGATCCCCGGGGTGTTCGACGCCAAGGCGCAGGACCGGATCGCCGCCGGGGAGAGCCCCGCGGCGGCGGCCGACTGGGCCCGGCGCACCGGCGGGGCGGCGATCGGGGTGATCGGCGCCGTCGGCGCGGCGGGCGGGCTGCTGATCAACCTGGCTTTCCGGGAGTCCTTCCTGCGGGTGCACAGCGGGGCCCCGGCCTTCGCCGCCTTCCTGGTCGGCTACGCCGGCTGCGCCGCACTGACCCGGGCGGTCTACCTGCGGCGGCCGGCCCGGACGGCGGCCCCGGCGCAGGTGCCCGCCGGAGCCTGA
- the smpB gene encoding SsrA-binding protein SmpB, producing MAKETGQKLIAQNKKARHEYTILDTYECGMVLTGTEVKSLREGRANLVDGYAYTQGGEVWIDNVFIPEYTQGTWTNHSARRKRKLLLHKMEIRKLEAKTKETGHTLVPLSMYFKDGRVKLELALAVGKKLYDKRQTLREKQDTRETARAVAAARRRQQR from the coding sequence ATGGCAAAGGAAACGGGACAGAAGCTGATCGCGCAGAACAAGAAGGCGCGACACGAGTACACCATCCTCGATACCTACGAGTGCGGGATGGTGCTCACCGGCACCGAGGTGAAGTCGCTGCGCGAAGGCCGGGCCAACCTGGTCGACGGGTACGCCTACACCCAGGGCGGTGAGGTCTGGATCGACAACGTCTTCATCCCCGAGTACACCCAGGGGACGTGGACCAACCACTCCGCGCGGCGCAAGCGCAAGCTGCTGCTGCACAAGATGGAGATCCGGAAGCTGGAGGCGAAGACGAAGGAGACCGGCCACACGCTCGTCCCGCTGTCCATGTACTTCAAGGACGGCCGGGTCAAGCTGGAGCTCGCCCTCGCGGTCGGCAAGAAGTTGTACGACAAGCGGCAGACCCTGCGCGAGAAGCAGGACACCCGCGAGACGGCCCGCGCCGTCGCGGCCGCCCGCCGCCGGCAGCAGCGTTGA
- a CDS encoding HU family DNA-binding protein: MNRSELVAALSERAEVTRKDADAVLAAFAEVVGEVVAKGDEKVTIPGFLTFERTHRAARTARNPQTGDPIQIPAGYSAKVSAGSKLKEAAKGK; the protein is encoded by the coding sequence ATGAACCGCAGTGAGCTGGTGGCCGCTCTGTCCGAGCGCGCCGAGGTGACCCGCAAGGACGCCGACGCCGTTCTGGCTGCCTTCGCCGAGGTCGTCGGCGAGGTCGTCGCCAAGGGCGACGAGAAGGTCACCATCCCCGGTTTCCTGACCTTCGAGCGCACCCACCGCGCCGCCCGCACCGCCCGCAACCCGCAGACCGGCGACCCGATCCAGATCCCGGCCGGCTACAGCGCCAAGGTCAGCGCGGGCTCGAAGCTCAAGGAAGCCGCCAAGGGCAAGTAA
- a CDS encoding NAD-dependent malic enzyme — MATVPSVSNSITVRLEVPATGNAVSSITTAVESSGGSVIGLDVTDSGQEALRIDVTVAAGSVAHGEEIVEKLRAIDGVTIGKVSDRTFLMHLGGKIEMSSKLPIRNRDDLSMIYTPGVARVCLAIAENPEDARRLTIKRNSVAVVTDGSAVLGLGNIGPAAALPVMEGKAALFKRFAGIDAWPICLDTQDADEIVAIVKAIAPGFAGINLEDISAPRCFEIEARLREALDIPVFHDDQHGTAIVVLAALTNALRVVGKEISDIRVVMSGAGAAGTAILKLLLAAGVEHATVADVRGVVHSGRDDLNDSLRWIAEHTNRSGRTGSLKEAVAGADVFIGVSAPNVLDGDDIATMAEGAIVFALANPDPEVDPAVARQTAAVVATGRSDFPNQINNVLVFPGVFRGLLDAQSKTVNTEMMIAAARALATTVADDQLNANYIIPSVFHPDVAKTVAAAVREAALAARGEAEQAPARPTPGIVGTLDTAAFPAVRL; from the coding sequence ATGGCCACGGTGCCTAGCGTCTCCAACTCGATCACGGTGCGCCTTGAGGTCCCGGCCACGGGCAACGCGGTGAGCTCGATCACCACCGCCGTCGAGTCCTCCGGCGGCTCGGTCATCGGTCTGGACGTCACCGACTCCGGCCAGGAGGCCCTGCGGATCGACGTCACCGTGGCCGCCGGCTCGGTGGCGCACGGCGAGGAGATCGTCGAGAAGCTGCGGGCGATCGACGGCGTGACCATCGGCAAGGTCTCGGACCGCACCTTCCTGATGCACCTCGGCGGCAAGATCGAGATGTCCTCGAAGCTGCCGATCCGCAACCGTGACGACCTCAGCATGATCTACACCCCCGGCGTGGCCCGGGTCTGCCTGGCGATCGCGGAGAACCCCGAGGACGCCCGCCGGCTGACCATCAAGCGCAACAGCGTCGCGGTGGTCACCGACGGCTCGGCCGTGCTGGGCCTGGGCAACATCGGCCCGGCCGCCGCGCTGCCCGTGATGGAGGGCAAGGCCGCCCTGTTCAAGCGGTTCGCCGGGATCGACGCCTGGCCGATCTGCCTGGACACCCAGGACGCCGACGAGATCGTGGCCATCGTCAAGGCGATCGCCCCGGGCTTCGCCGGGATCAACCTGGAGGACATCTCCGCCCCGCGCTGCTTCGAGATCGAGGCCCGGCTGCGCGAGGCCCTGGACATCCCGGTCTTCCACGACGACCAGCACGGCACCGCGATCGTGGTGCTGGCCGCGCTGACCAACGCGCTGCGGGTGGTCGGCAAGGAGATCTCCGACATCCGGGTGGTGATGTCCGGTGCCGGCGCGGCCGGCACCGCCATCCTCAAGCTGCTGCTGGCGGCCGGCGTGGAGCACGCCACCGTGGCCGACGTGCGCGGCGTGGTGCACAGCGGCCGCGACGACCTCAACGACTCGCTGCGCTGGATCGCCGAGCACACCAACCGCTCGGGCCGCACCGGCTCGCTCAAGGAGGCGGTGGCCGGGGCCGACGTCTTCATCGGTGTCTCCGCCCCGAACGTGCTGGACGGCGATGACATCGCCACCATGGCCGAGGGCGCGATCGTCTTCGCGCTGGCCAACCCGGACCCGGAGGTCGACCCGGCGGTGGCCCGGCAGACCGCCGCCGTGGTGGCCACCGGCCGCAGCGACTTCCCGAACCAGATCAACAACGTGCTGGTCTTCCCCGGCGTGTTCCGCGGTCTGCTGGACGCCCAGTCCAAGACCGTCAACACCGAGATGATGATCGCCGCCGCCCGGGCGCTGGCCACCACCGTGGCCGACGACCAGCTGAACGCCAACTACATCATCCCCAGCGTCTTCCACCCGGACGTGGCCAAGACGGTGGCCGCAGCCGTCCGGGAAGCCGCCCTGGCGGCCCGTGGCGAGGCCGAGCAGGCCCCCGCGCGCCCCACCCCGGGCATCGTCGGCACGCTCGACACGGCGGCCTTCCCGGCCGTCCGGCTCTGA
- a CDS encoding DUF3039 domain-containing protein — protein MSTLEPERGLGTGTLVEPVPQTSHGDGDHERFAHYVQKDKIMESALSGTPVVALCGKVWVPGRDPKKYPVCPMCKEIFDGIEQPDGDKDK, from the coding sequence ATGAGCACTCTTGAGCCCGAACGCGGCCTCGGTACCGGCACCCTGGTCGAGCCCGTCCCCCAGACCTCGCACGGGGACGGCGACCACGAGCGCTTCGCGCACTACGTCCAGAAGGACAAGATCATGGAGAGCGCGCTCTCCGGCACCCCGGTGGTCGCGCTCTGCGGCAAGGTCTGGGTGCCCGGGCGCGACCCGAAGAAGTACCCGGTCTGCCCGATGTGCAAGGAGATCTTCGACGGCATCGAGCAGCCGGACGGCGACAAGGACAAGTAG
- a CDS encoding uroporphyrinogen-III synthase, whose protein sequence is MDDVAQVTTDPVPPLAGYTVGITAARRADEFAALLERRGATLLRAPALRIVPLADDTELLAATRALAAAPPDFAVATTGIGFRGWIEAAEGWGLGDELLAGLGRAVVLARGPKAKGAIRAAGLREEWSPESESSAEVLDHLLARGVAGRRIAVQLHGAPLREFVEALAEAGAEVVEVPVYRWLPPVDLAPLDRLLDALCAGALDAVTFTSAPAVLSLLERAAERGLTEPLLEALRREVLPVCVGPVTAAPLEERGVPTVWPERMRLGGMVQLLASRLPERSRRLAVAGHRVELRGQAALVDGVLRPVPPAGMALLRALARRPGWVVPRAELLRALPGGGEDEHAVESAMARLRTALGVPGLVGTVVKRGYRLAADPGDKY, encoded by the coding sequence ATGGACGACGTCGCTCAGGTGACCACCGACCCCGTGCCGCCGCTGGCCGGGTACACCGTCGGGATCACCGCCGCCCGCCGCGCCGACGAGTTCGCCGCCCTGCTGGAGCGCCGGGGCGCCACCCTGCTGCGCGCACCGGCGCTGCGGATCGTGCCGCTGGCCGACGACACCGAACTGCTGGCCGCGACCCGCGCGCTGGCCGCCGCCCCGCCCGACTTCGCGGTGGCCACCACCGGGATCGGCTTCCGGGGCTGGATCGAGGCCGCCGAGGGCTGGGGGCTGGGCGACGAGCTGCTGGCGGGCCTCGGCCGGGCCGTGGTGCTCGCCCGGGGCCCCAAGGCCAAGGGGGCGATCCGGGCCGCCGGGCTGCGCGAGGAGTGGTCGCCCGAGTCGGAGTCCTCGGCGGAGGTGCTCGACCACCTGCTGGCCCGGGGCGTGGCCGGGCGGCGGATCGCCGTCCAGCTGCACGGCGCGCCGCTGCGCGAGTTCGTCGAGGCGCTCGCCGAGGCCGGGGCGGAGGTGGTCGAGGTGCCGGTCTACCGCTGGCTGCCGCCGGTGGACCTGGCCCCGCTGGACCGGCTGCTGGACGCGCTGTGCGCGGGCGCGCTGGACGCCGTCACCTTCACCAGCGCCCCCGCCGTGCTCAGCCTGCTGGAGCGGGCCGCCGAGCGCGGGCTGACCGAGCCGCTGCTGGAGGCGCTGCGCCGCGAGGTGCTGCCGGTCTGCGTCGGGCCGGTGACGGCCGCGCCGCTGGAGGAGCGCGGGGTGCCCACCGTCTGGCCCGAGCGGATGCGCCTGGGCGGGATGGTCCAGCTGCTCGCCTCCCGGCTACCCGAACGGTCGCGCCGGCTCGCGGTGGCCGGGCACCGGGTGGAGCTGCGCGGCCAGGCCGCCCTGGTGGACGGCGTGCTGCGGCCGGTGCCGCCCGCCGGGATGGCCCTGCTGCGGGCGCTGGCCCGCAGACCCGGCTGGGTGGTGCCCCGGGCCGAGCTGCTCCGGGCGCTGCCCGGCGGGGGTGAGGACGAACACGCCGTGGAGAGCGCGATGGCCCGGCTGCGCACCGCCCTGGGCGTGCCCGGCCTGGTCGGCACGGTGGTCAAGCGGGGCTACCGGCTGGCGGCCGATCCGGGCGACAAGTACTGA
- a CDS encoding YqgE/AlgH family protein has product MTGALSHTGRLLVATPVLTDPNFARAVVLLLDHDAQGALGVVLNRPTPVEVERVLDGWAALAGRPSVVFQGGPVGLDSALAVAVVPGEPGQAEPLGWRRVHGAIGLVDLEAPPEVLAGELGGLRVFAGYAGWSPGQLEAEIAEGAWYVVDCEPGDVFDPQPERLWRAVLRRQRGPLALLATYPDDPTLN; this is encoded by the coding sequence ATGACCGGGGCCCTCTCCCACACCGGCCGACTCCTCGTCGCGACTCCCGTGCTGACCGACCCGAACTTCGCCCGGGCGGTGGTGCTGCTGCTCGACCACGACGCGCAGGGGGCGCTCGGGGTGGTGCTGAACCGGCCGACCCCGGTGGAGGTCGAGCGGGTGCTCGACGGCTGGGCGGCGCTGGCCGGGCGTCCGTCGGTGGTGTTCCAGGGCGGGCCGGTCGGTCTCGACTCGGCGCTCGCGGTGGCCGTCGTCCCCGGTGAGCCGGGCCAGGCCGAGCCGCTCGGCTGGCGCCGGGTGCACGGCGCGATCGGGCTGGTCGACCTGGAGGCCCCGCCCGAGGTGCTGGCCGGGGAGCTGGGCGGCCTGCGGGTCTTCGCCGGCTACGCCGGCTGGTCGCCCGGCCAGCTGGAGGCCGAGATCGCCGAGGGTGCCTGGTACGTGGTGGACTGCGAGCCCGGCGACGTCTTCGACCCGCAACCCGAACGGCTCTGGCGCGCGGTGCTGCGCCGCCAGCGCGGGCCGTTGGCGCTGCTGGCCACCTACCCGGACGACCCGACGCTGAACTGA
- a CDS encoding UvrD-helicase domain-containing protein — translation MHSTDSTNADTVRDREIAGEQRHLDVVYHRLEEKLAEAEYILEDAVRKVQVGTPGALAERDAQVYRAGAHLHRLNSEFEDFLFGRIDLQQADAPEEHGIPSNTPLDPADPAVAETLHIGRLGVLDAEFGPLVIDWRAPAAAPFYRATPVEPGRVIRRRVIRSKGRKVIGVEDDLLRPDLTPTLDGAELAVVGDGALMASLGRARSHSMRDIVSSIQKEQDEVIRAPAAGATLVTGGPGTGKTAVALHRAAFLLYQDRRRYAGGILVVSPTALLVSYTEGVLPSLGEEGQVAIRAVGSLVAGIEAGRYDTPETAHVKGSARMAQLLRRAARGALELNAPQELKVFARGEALRLDAGRLKAVRANVIGSGGTPLNLLRPRARRLLLDALWSELVKHLPKVTDHYQREQRQEEKESFDEYVSDEAVFLDFLDAWWPVVTPRGVLATLKQPRHTNRIARRAVTPEESRLLAASWRHLGPRGEGELSAHDVALVDELSVLLGEPARPKVREVDAVDLLSGLDEVTTFADRNSRQRERGPVERTEYAHVIVDEAQDLTPMQWRMIGRRARMATWTIVGDPAQSSWPYPQEAQAALDEVLAGKPRRRHTLTVNYRNPAEIAEVAATVLELAAPGTPSPRAVRSTGVEPRFAAVSSTEPAAFGEAARAELAKLLAEVDGTVAVVVPMDRRAEAEGWIAGLGERVVALGSLEAKGLEYDATVVADPTGIAGESEAGLRVLYVALTRATQRLTVLSGPDDLPDSEGRPALLRG, via the coding sequence ATGCACAGCACAGACAGCACCAACGCCGACACCGTCCGGGATCGCGAGATCGCCGGCGAACAGCGCCACCTCGACGTGGTCTACCACCGCCTGGAGGAGAAGCTGGCCGAGGCCGAGTACATCCTGGAGGACGCCGTCCGGAAGGTGCAGGTCGGCACCCCGGGCGCGCTCGCCGAGCGCGACGCCCAGGTCTACCGGGCCGGCGCCCACCTGCACCGGCTCAACAGCGAGTTCGAGGACTTCCTGTTCGGCCGGATCGACCTCCAGCAGGCCGACGCCCCAGAGGAGCACGGGATCCCGTCGAACACCCCGCTGGACCCGGCCGACCCGGCCGTGGCCGAGACCCTGCACATCGGGCGGCTGGGGGTGCTGGACGCCGAGTTCGGCCCGCTGGTGATCGACTGGCGGGCCCCCGCCGCCGCGCCGTTCTACCGGGCCACCCCGGTGGAGCCCGGCCGGGTGATCCGCCGCCGGGTGATCCGCTCCAAGGGCCGCAAGGTGATCGGCGTCGAGGACGACCTGCTGCGCCCCGACCTCACCCCCACCCTGGACGGCGCCGAGCTGGCCGTGGTCGGCGACGGCGCGCTGATGGCCTCGCTCGGCCGGGCCCGCAGCCACTCGATGCGCGACATCGTCTCCTCGATCCAGAAGGAGCAGGACGAGGTGATCCGGGCCCCCGCCGCCGGGGCCACCCTGGTCACCGGCGGCCCCGGCACCGGCAAGACCGCCGTCGCCCTGCACCGCGCCGCCTTCCTGCTCTACCAGGACCGCCGCCGCTACGCGGGCGGCATCCTGGTGGTCAGCCCGACCGCCCTGCTGGTCTCGTACACCGAGGGCGTGCTGCCCTCGCTCGGCGAGGAGGGCCAGGTCGCGATCCGGGCCGTCGGCTCGCTGGTGGCGGGCATCGAGGCCGGCCGGTACGACACCCCGGAGACGGCGCACGTCAAGGGCTCGGCCCGGATGGCGCAGCTGCTGCGCCGGGCCGCCCGCGGCGCGCTGGAGCTGAACGCCCCACAGGAGCTCAAGGTCTTCGCCCGCGGCGAGGCGCTGCGCCTGGACGCCGGCCGGCTCAAGGCGGTGCGGGCCAACGTGATCGGCAGCGGCGGCACCCCGCTCAACCTGCTGCGCCCGCGGGCCCGCCGACTGCTGCTGGACGCGCTCTGGTCGGAGCTGGTCAAGCACCTGCCCAAGGTCACCGACCACTACCAGCGCGAGCAGCGCCAGGAGGAGAAGGAGAGCTTCGACGAGTACGTCTCGGACGAGGCCGTCTTCCTGGACTTCCTGGACGCCTGGTGGCCGGTGGTCACCCCGCGCGGGGTGCTGGCCACCCTCAAGCAGCCCCGGCACACCAACCGGATCGCCCGCCGCGCCGTCACCCCCGAGGAGTCCAGGCTGCTGGCCGCCTCCTGGCGCCACCTGGGCCCGCGCGGCGAGGGCGAGCTCTCGGCGCACGACGTGGCGCTGGTGGACGAGCTGTCGGTGCTGCTCGGCGAGCCGGCCCGGCCGAAGGTCCGCGAGGTGGACGCGGTGGACCTGCTCAGCGGCCTGGACGAGGTGACCACCTTCGCCGACCGCAACAGCCGCCAGCGCGAGCGCGGGCCGGTGGAGCGCACCGAGTACGCGCACGTGATCGTGGACGAGGCCCAGGACCTCACCCCGATGCAGTGGCGGATGATCGGCCGCCGGGCCCGGATGGCCACCTGGACCATCGTCGGCGACCCGGCGCAGAGCTCCTGGCCGTACCCGCAGGAGGCGCAGGCCGCGCTGGACGAGGTGCTCGCCGGCAAGCCGCGCCGCCGCCACACGCTGACCGTGAACTACCGCAACCCGGCCGAGATCGCCGAGGTGGCCGCGACCGTCCTGGAGCTGGCCGCCCCCGGCACCCCCTCGCCCCGGGCCGTCCGCTCCACCGGCGTGGAGCCGCGCTTCGCGGCCGTCTCCTCCACCGAGCCGGCCGCCTTCGGCGAGGCCGCGCGGGCCGAGCTGGCCAAGCTGCTCGCCGAGGTGGACGGCACGGTGGCCGTGGTGGTGCCGATGGACCGCCGTGCTGAGGCCGAAGGCTGGATCGCGGGGCTCGGCGAGCGGGTGGTCGCGCTCGGCAGCCTGGAGGCCAAGGGCCTGGAGTACGACGCCACCGTGGTGGCCGACCCGACCGGCATCGCGGGCGAGTCCGAGGCCGGCCTGCGGGTGCTGTACGTGGCGCTGACCCGTGCCACCCAGCGGCTCACCGTGCTCTCCGGCCCGGACGACCTGCCGGACTCCGAGGGCCGCCCGGCGCTGCTGCGGGGCTGA